The uncultured Dysgonomonas sp. genome contains the following window.
GTTACGCTATTCACTTCCACATATTCTTCCCCTTCGAGCTCGAAGAATGTGATTTTCGCACCCTCTGTCACAGCTTTTTCCGCAGCGCCTGCAGCCCATTCTTCGTTGGCGGCATATACTACAAAGTTTGCTGTAAATTCAGGAATGTCAACTACCGGAATTACCGATGCTACAACGTAGATTTTGCTTAGTCCGGCATCAGTTGCACTTGCCGAAGTGACCTCAATGTCATTTACCCAGATTTTACCATCTTTTTTGGCTATTCTGAGCGGGTCGCCTTTTGCGCTCTCTACGATAACTTCATCCCCTTCCTCTGCCGGAAAGTCGAATGTGCCTTTTACTATGTGGCGGGTAATATTTTCGGCTGTTACGTCAGTTTCTTCTTCTCCTTCGCCCTCTTCACCTTCTTTTGGGGCTTTTGCCGATTCGGGAGCCGGTTCTTCAGTTTGGTCGGCTACCGCAAATACTGTCAGTGCTTCTGTTCCGAGGTCATCTATCTTCACATCTTTCAATATGCTGGTAAAATCCCCTACATTTTCCATTTCGCCTAGTTTACCCAGCACTTCTTCCAGTTGTGTTTTTGCAGGCGGCGGCGTCGGATCGTCATCATCACTACAGGCTACAGATGTGAAAAGCAATGCTACTGCTACAAAACTCAAATAAAATAACTTTTTCATAATAAACATTTTAGTTAATAAAATTGATTAATAATTTAATTGATTAAAATTTATTTAATATCAGATCGATATAACTCTTCCGTACCGAAATCCTGATAAAAAGGCTTCGGTATATCCGCAATGTTTTATGTGTGAAGTTATTACTGGCAGGTCTTCGGCTATGGAAGACAGCCTTATTCAAATTTTGGTGTAGTGTATTCTATAAGAAAGATTTGGCCGTTAGACTAGAATCGTCATCTCCGGATCGACCGAAATCATAAGTATGACGGAAAAAAAGAAAAAAATGCTGTATAGGGTACAGTACTTTTAACTTTTTATCACATTTTTGCGAAATTATCATTGTGTATTATTTACGATTTAAGAAAATTCCGGCTTAATATTATTTTGTGTTAAAAAAAAGTTCTCGAATTACTATTTACTGTATCCTGAAAGTTACACAACCCATTACACTTACCTATACACTCATCACTACACTCACCTATACACTCACCAATACTATACTAAAGACAAGACTAAACAAGACTATATAAAAAAAGAAAACTATATAAAAGAAAAAAAAATCAGAGTATGGATAATTCAAAAAAAATATCATAAAATCTGCATAAAGTTGAAATGAGTTTATCTATACCCCAAAAACGAGCCGCAACTATGATAAATTTAATTCACAATACAGTCTACAAGCTAAAATCGGAACTGGTATCCGGTTGTATCCGCAATACCTGCCGGCTGGTGTCAGAGCACACTTGCTACCTGCTGTTGTTGTTTGCTGCTCTGTGGGAAATGTTTCACGGAAGTAATGATAATTTTTCGGAAAATTTGTTCAGATATCGCTGCTTGGATTATCTCTACACTGGTGATCTTTTTGGTTTCTCTGCTGCGGGGTGTGTGCCTGTTATGAAGAAAACTGCCAGATGTAAAGTTGTTTCACTTATTTCGCAGCAATTATTTTCTATGAAAAGCAATACTGAAATATTTTCACCGGGCGAGTCTCCACCACGGGTTTCATTGCTTTATCGACACTATCTATTTTAACATAGAAACAATCCATTAAACAAAATTTACTTTCGTTACGTTAATACTATGTGTTTTTCATGGTATTAGATTTTAAGGTTAATAATGAAGATTGGTTGTTGTGAAACAACCTTTTCTTTTTTTATCTCGGAAGTAAATTTTTGCAGGACGATTCATAATTGCGGTAATTCATTAAATGAAATTATTTTCATTTTTTTTTGAAAAAAAATATCAGATAAATATTCCATTTCAGGATAATGTGGATAGGATTAACACATATTTGTTATCGTTAAATCATAAAATATGCTAAGTTTAATTCACTTAAAATTAAACATTTATTCCCTCTGATTGTTATTTTAGAATATTGGATTATTTGGTTCAATGTACTCACAAACAGTTTGATAATACCTAAAAAAGCATCACTTAATTATGAAAAGAACTATCTTCAGCCTATTGGCATTGTGCATGCTGGTGGCATGCGACAACGATTCCGATGATTCTCCTAAATTTGATAAAGATTCCTATAGAGTCGATATCAGTGCAACAGTGCAAACCGCTAATTTAGTGAAGGCGGGACCTGTTAACGGTAATTTTACAACTGATTTTCCGATAGGCGTATACGCCTACAACATTTCGTGGAAAGCCGGAGCTTCGGCTAATGTAATCAACAGGGACTCGGCTGTAGTAGCCGGAGCTGCAGGCCATAGTGTAACATTTGCCAAAGGTCCATACTATTATCCAACGGATGGCACCGATCTTAGTTTCTTTGCATTTGCCCCCCGTGGCGCTGAAACCACAGCGGCTACTGCCGGTGTAAGTCCGGTAGTGGCTATAAATATGACAGGGCAGGAAGATGTAATGTGGGCTTCAGGCACAGGAAATAAGGTGGGATCTGCGGCCGCCGTTCATCCGGTACTCAATTTCCAGCATAGGCTTACGCAGTTACAATTTATATTCAAATCTGATGCTACTTACCCTGCATCAGGAAATTCCGTAGTCTCACTCACTGTGAACGGGCAGCCCAATCTGGCCACGATGACAGTGGAAACCGGTGCATGCACATTTAGCGGCAGTGCTAACATGCAGGC
Protein-coding sequences here:
- a CDS encoding fimbrillin family protein, coding for MKRTIFSLLALCMLVACDNDSDDSPKFDKDSYRVDISATVQTANLVKAGPVNGNFTTDFPIGVYAYNISWKAGASANVINRDSAVVAGAAGHSVTFAKGPYYYPTDGTDLSFFAFAPRGAETTAATAGVSPVVAINMTGQEDVMWASGTGNKVGSAAAVHPVLNFQHRLTQLQFIFKSDATYPASGNSVVSLTVNGQPNLATMTVETGACTFSGSANMQALSSANQTAGIAITTAGTAANSPVMTNTASGASAYTLTIVVKPAGGGSNVTYTNVPVNLTTVAGSAHAITLTFTATAVSATATVADWQTGTGGTVSVL